A genomic region of Raphanus sativus cultivar WK10039 chromosome 6, ASM80110v3, whole genome shotgun sequence contains the following coding sequences:
- the LOC108837588 gene encoding 25S rRNA (cytosine-C(5))-methyltransferase NSUN5: MARRKSNAPPKATRQPSKQPSSGAERSALYARREAAKILHTVLRGDAERRAVASIKSLVFSPSVRNKRGTFALVCETLKHLDVIKDVLEIANVLNSKWKRQEPLVYIICYDILFGKETPSIGDAEKFLVRRKDALLSGLATLLVRKKVKNVEELLDLSQLNGHIKPRYVRVNTLKMDVDSAVKELEKLYKVEKDETVPDLLVMPPGSDLHAHPLVMNGRIFLQGKGSSMVAAALQPEAGWEVIDACSAPGNKTVHLAALLKGQGKIIACELNEERVKRLEQTIKLSGATNIEVFHGDFLSLNPEDPSFAKVRAILLDPSCSGSGTITDRLDHLLPSHSADNKNYDSIRLHKLAVFQKKALAHALSFPQVERVVYSTCSIHQIENEDVVSSVLPLASSLGFELATPFPNWQRRGLPVFAGSEHLLRMDPVEDKEGFFIALFTKTTNKLDNPKPYELPEGECRRRRKQFYPFLWPKVFFRAWNGRLHGSRR, translated from the exons ATGGCGCGTCGCAAATCAAACGCGCCGCCGAAAGCAACACGACAGCCGAGCAAGCAACCATCTTCCGGCGCCGAGAGATCAGCTCTATACGCCAGAAGGGAAGCCGCCAAAATCCTCCACACCGTTCTCCGAGGCGACGCCGAGCGCCGAGCCGTCGCTTCGATAAAGTCGCTCGTCTTCAGCCCTTCCGTGCGCAACAAACGCGGCACGTTCGCTCTCGTCTGCGAGACGCTAAAGC ATCTTGATGTGATTAAGGATGTTCTTGAAATTGCTAACGTGTTGAATAGCAAATGGAAG AGGCAAGAGCCATTGGTCTACATTATTTGCTATGATATCCTTTTCGGCAAG GAGACTCCATCGATTGGTGATGCTGAGAAGTTTCTCGTGCGCCGTAAAGATGCTCTACTGTCAGGTCTAGCCACGCTTCTTGTGAGGAAGAAAGTTAAAAACgttgaagagttgttggatcTTTCTCAGCTCAATG GTCATATAAAGCCACGTTATGTTCGTGTAAATACACTTAAGATGGATGTAGATTCAGCAGTGAAGGAGCTGGAGAAACTGTATAAG GTGGAGAAGGATGAGACGGTTCCTGACTTGTTAGTGATGCCACCTGGCAGTGATTTGCATGCTCATCCTTTGGTTATGAATGGCCGTATATTTTTGCAG GGAAAGGGAAGTTCAATGGTAGCAGCAGCACTGCAGCCAGAAGCAGGTTGGGAG GTTATTGATGCCTGTTCAGCTCCAGGTAACAAAACTGTTCATCTGGCTGCTCTTTTGAAAGGACAAGGAAAAATCATAGCCTGTGAGCTAAATGAAGAACGTGTAAAGCGTTTGGAACAGACTATTAAGCTGTCTGGTGCTACCA ATATTGAAGTCTTTCATGGTGATTTTCTGAGCCTAAATCCGGAAGATCCTTCTTTTGCAAAG GTTCGGGCTATATTGTTGGATCCTTCTTGCTCTGGCTCTGGAACCATTACAGATCGTCTGGACCATCTCCTTCCTTCTCATTCAGCAG ATAACAAGAACTATGACTCCATAAGACTGCACAAGCTCGCTGTTTTCCAGAAGAAGGCCCTTGCCCATGCACTCTCCT TTCCACAGGTTGAGAGAGTAGTATACAGCACATGCTCCATCCACCAGATAGAAAACGAAGATGTGGTCTCATCTGTATTACCTCTGGCTTCATCCTTAGGCTTCGAACTCGCTACCCCTTTTCCTAACTGGCAGCGTCGTGGTCTCCCTGTATTCGCAGGAT CTGAACATTTACTCAGGATGGATCCGGTGGAGGACAAAGAAGGGTTCTTCATCGCTTTGTTTACCAAGACAACAAACAAACTTGATAACCCAAAACCGTATGAGCTTCCTGAAGGAGAGTGTAGAAGAAGACGCAAACAGTTTTATCCGTTTCTTTGGCCCAAAGTGTTCTTCAGAGCTTGGAATGGGAGGTTGCACGGGTCCAGGAGGTAA
- the LOC108834454 gene encoding PHD finger protein ALFIN-LIKE 4: MDGGGAYNPRTVEEVFRDFKGRRNGMIKALTTDVQDFRRLCDPEKENLCLYGLPNEQWEVNLPAEEVPPEIPEPVLGINFARNGMVEKDWLSLVAVHSDAWLLAVAFFFGSRFGFDKADRKRLFNMMNELPSVFEVVSGTAKKQSKEKSSVSNNSSNRSKSNSKRGGSEPRPKYSKAEPKEEEEEEEEEDDDEQGETECGACGENYAENEFWICCDLCESWFHGKCVKITPARAEHIKQYKCPSCSNNKRGRS, translated from the exons ATGGACGGAGGTGGCGCGTATAACCCACGTACGGTGGAGGAAGTTTTCAGAGACTTTAAGGGTCGTAGGAATGGCATGATTAAGGCTTTAACCactg ATGTTCAGGACTTCCGCCGACTTTGTGATCCCG AGAAGGAGAACTTGTGCCTTTATGGGCTCCCTAATGAGCAATGGGAAGTGAATTTACCAGCTGAAGAGGTTCCCCCGGAGATCCCAGAGCCTGTTTTGGGTATCAACTTTGCCCGTAACGGGATGGTGGAGAAGGACTGGCTGTCCCTTGTTGCTGTCCACAGTGATGCATGGCTTCTTGCAGTTGCTTTCTTTTtcggatccaggtttgggtttGACAAAGCTGATAG GAAACGGCTTTTCAATATGATGAATGAGCTACCATCAGTCTTTGAGGTTGTGTCTGGTACTGCTAAGAAACAATCAAAGGAGAAATCCTCTGTTTCCAACAATAGCAGCAACAGATCCAAATCAAACTCCAAG CGAGGAGGATCAGAACCTCGGCCTAAGTACTCAAAGGCAGAGCccaaagaggaagaggaagaggaggaggaggaagatgatgatgagcaAGGTGAAACAGAGTGTGGGGCATGTGGTGAGAACTATGCAGAGAATGAGTTCTGGATCTGCTGTGACCTCTGTGAGAGCTGGTTCCATGGCAAGTGTGTGAAGATAACACCAGCAAGGGCTGAGCACATCAAGCAGTACAAGTGCCCATCTTGCAGCAACAACAAGAGGGGCCggtcctaa